Proteins found in one Dermacentor silvarum isolate Dsil-2018 chromosome 8, BIME_Dsil_1.4, whole genome shotgun sequence genomic segment:
- the LOC119461699 gene encoding uncharacterized protein LOC119461699 isoform X3, producing the protein MKRICFLVVFVITLQLSLAAAEETSDVPDSFKIFENFPFAVAVSDSDNDTIYECLTAKRMWLTPEQKKGLYNWFFQGHGGNSKRTVSFYVFEGKSPDTFRFTVDSDDSPSQEAKFYYTDYDNCAILDIPYDGRQCILWTKETAKDAVPEKCLDEFMKNCGVGAPLYKDDLCSGDEVAEW; encoded by the exons ATGAAGCGTATTTGCTTTCTGGTTGTTTTCGTCATTACTTTGCAGCTGTCGCTTGCAGCAGCGGAGGAAACCAGCGATGTTCCAGACAGCTTCAAG ATCTTCGAAAACTTCCctttcgccgtcgccgtctcTGACAGTGACAACGACACCATATACGAATGCCTGACTGCGAAGAGAATGTGGTTAACACCGGAACAAAAGAAGGGGCTATATAACTGGTTTTTTCAAGGGCATGGTGGCAATTCAAA GCGAACGGTTAGCTTCTACGTATTCGAAGGAAAGAGCCCTGATACTTTCCGCTTCACAGTGGACTCAG ATGACTCACCCTCTCAAGAGGCGAAGTTTTACTACACCGACTACGACAACTGCGCTATTCTCGACATTCCGTACGACGGACGCC AATGCATCCTGTGGACGAAGGAAACAGCCAAAGATGCAGTGCCCGAAAAATGCTTGGATGAGTTCATGAAGAATTGTGGTGTCGGCGCCCCACTTTATAAGGATGACCTATGCAGTGGTGATGAAGTTGCCGAATGGTGA